The Bremerella cremea genome has a window encoding:
- a CDS encoding HDOD domain-containing protein — translation MNQIVSAPVIVLDAIQRVRNIATLPEVASKVRQLVDDPECTADDVDRVVRNDPALSTRILRVVNSSFYGMPGQFSSVKRAIVFLGLNAIKNITIAASLNKIFRPQSIQPPFKVENLWNHSIAVAAISRQLANQAGTVSSDDAFLAGLIHDVGIIVELQACRAEFGDVLQRFTKDPDLSLCDAERQVFGVTHEAFGAELCRAWMFPEQLVDVTGNHHDPSALPEQRRTMPRIVHLADILADKAGMPAAMRSDSKKLDPELLEDIGVTTTDLAAIAQHLPAEIAEVKQVFAI, via the coding sequence ATGAATCAAATCGTCTCAGCTCCCGTGATCGTCCTCGATGCGATCCAGCGCGTTCGAAATATTGCGACGCTCCCGGAAGTGGCCAGCAAAGTCCGCCAGCTTGTGGACGATCCGGAATGCACGGCTGATGACGTCGATCGAGTGGTTCGCAACGATCCAGCTCTTAGCACGCGGATCTTGCGAGTGGTCAACTCGTCGTTCTATGGCATGCCAGGCCAGTTCAGCTCGGTGAAGCGGGCGATCGTGTTTCTCGGTTTAAACGCAATCAAGAACATTACGATTGCTGCCAGCTTGAACAAGATTTTCCGTCCGCAATCGATCCAACCTCCATTCAAAGTCGAGAATCTTTGGAATCATTCCATTGCCGTGGCGGCGATTTCTCGCCAGCTAGCTAACCAAGCTGGCACGGTGTCCAGCGACGATGCGTTTCTCGCCGGGTTGATTCACGATGTCGGTATCATTGTTGAACTGCAAGCGTGTCGGGCCGAGTTTGGTGACGTTCTGCAGCGATTTACCAAAGATCCAGATTTGTCTTTATGCGATGCCGAACGGCAGGTGTTTGGCGTGACTCATGAAGCTTTTGGAGCTGAACTGTGTCGAGCATGGATGTTTCCAGAGCAATTAGTTGATGTTACCGGGAATCATCACGATCCGTCGGCTTTGCCTGAGCAGCGCCGCACTATGCCCCGGATTGTTCATCTGGCCGATATCTTGGCAGACAAAGCTGGGATGCCAGCGGCGATGCGTTCGGATTCTAAGAAGCTCGATCCGGAACTCTTGGAAGACATTGGCGTTACGACGACAGACCTCGCTGCGATCGCCCAACATCTGCCTGCCGAGATCGCTGAAGTTAAGCAGGTATTTGCGATTTGA
- a CDS encoding lysophospholipid acyltransferase family protein, translating to MLTVLVAYAFAGLLWILFRTLRIKIVTGTPETSPFNRDSHERYLYCVWHDSIVLPVFGGRHWCTTALTSSHRDGSFVASILGLRNIQTVRGSTNRIRTTALRQLLQTVQSRHLVITPDGPRGPNRTMSSGIVYLASRTGRGIVPTAFACSNCWRWQGTWSELIIPKPFSTIVMLAGQPIFVPADATRDDLHAYVEEVQTVMNQMDLDSQALANGQTADSHQEVASLESNVAKERIR from the coding sequence TTGCTGACTGTTCTGGTGGCTTATGCCTTTGCCGGATTGTTGTGGATATTGTTTCGAACGCTAAGAATCAAGATCGTCACAGGGACTCCAGAAACGAGCCCTTTCAATCGTGATTCTCACGAACGCTATTTGTATTGCGTTTGGCACGATTCAATTGTTTTGCCGGTGTTTGGCGGACGACATTGGTGTACGACGGCGCTTACCAGTTCGCATCGTGACGGGTCGTTTGTGGCCAGTATCTTAGGGCTGCGAAATATCCAAACGGTACGCGGGTCTACCAATCGCATTCGTACCACCGCCCTACGACAGCTATTGCAAACCGTTCAATCACGCCATTTGGTGATTACGCCCGATGGTCCGCGTGGTCCGAACCGTACCATGAGTTCGGGGATTGTTTACCTTGCTTCGCGGACGGGGCGTGGGATAGTGCCGACCGCATTTGCTTGCTCCAACTGTTGGCGCTGGCAGGGAACGTGGTCGGAATTGATCATTCCCAAACCGTTCTCGACGATCGTCATGCTCGCAGGACAACCCATATTCGTGCCAGCGGATGCCACACGGGATGACTTACACGCCTACGTGGAAGAAGTGCAAACAGTCATGAATCAGATGGACTTAGACTCCCAAGCGTTAGCCAACGGCCAAACAGCCGATTCGCACCAAGAGGTGGCATCGCTGGAATCGAACGTCGCAA
- a CDS encoding flotillin-like FloA family protein, protein MIVFWGVIFAALIVVGLSLLLFWYFQLWLQAYSTGTRIGFLDLIFMSLRGVRPQAIVQCKVMAVQSGLEPIKTSTLEAQYLAGGDIRRVTLAVIAAARAGIDLDWDTAAAIDLAGRDILDAVKTSVYPRVIFCPDPDDPTSDALYGVARDGIQLKVCIRVTVRTNLLQLIGGATESTVVARVGQSVISAIGSCDSYQEALRDPMLITRHVLAQGLDVQTAFTIVSIDIAEIDVGRNIGAKLQLDQADADFRVALALAEKRRAMGVAKEQEMVAKRVKSRAGLVHAEAEIPVAIAQAFRRGKVNRKRDTKPSSKPRQLFPHLAHLTILESPEATASRLGS, encoded by the coding sequence ATGATCGTATTCTGGGGCGTTATCTTCGCGGCGTTGATCGTCGTTGGGCTGAGTCTTCTTTTGTTCTGGTATTTCCAGTTGTGGTTGCAAGCTTACTCGACCGGAACCCGTATTGGCTTTCTCGACTTGATATTCATGTCGCTGCGCGGGGTTCGTCCCCAGGCAATCGTGCAGTGCAAGGTCATGGCCGTTCAATCCGGCCTAGAGCCGATCAAGACAAGCACACTCGAAGCGCAGTACCTCGCCGGAGGTGATATTCGTCGTGTCACGTTGGCTGTCATCGCTGCGGCTCGCGCCGGCATTGACCTCGATTGGGATACTGCCGCCGCGATTGATCTCGCGGGCCGAGATATCTTGGATGCCGTAAAAACCAGTGTTTACCCGCGAGTTATTTTCTGCCCCGACCCCGACGACCCGACCAGCGATGCCCTGTATGGGGTTGCGCGGGATGGGATTCAACTTAAAGTTTGTATTCGGGTAACCGTTCGTACAAACTTGCTCCAACTTATTGGTGGAGCAACCGAGTCAACGGTCGTGGCGCGCGTAGGGCAGAGCGTGATTTCAGCGATTGGTTCTTGTGATAGCTATCAAGAGGCTCTTCGTGATCCAATGCTCATTACGCGGCATGTTCTTGCGCAAGGTCTCGATGTGCAGACTGCGTTTACGATTGTTTCCATCGATATCGCCGAAATTGATGTTGGCCGTAACATTGGTGCCAAGCTGCAGCTTGATCAGGCCGATGCCGACTTTCGGGTGGCCTTGGCTTTGGCGGAAAAGCGACGTGCCATGGGTGTTGCCAAAGAGCAAGAAATGGTCGCCAAACGCGTCAAAAGCCGCGCTGGTCTCGTTCACGCAGAAGCGGAAATCCCGGTCGCGATTGCCCAGGCATTTCGGCGAGGCAAAGTGAATCGGAAGCGTGACACGAAACCATCCTCGAAGCCACGGCAACTCTTCCCGCATCTTGCCCATCTGACAATTTTGGAATCGCCAGAAGCAACCGCTTCTCGTTTAGGTTCCTGA